The genomic segment ttaaaaaaaatcatcaaaagtcattaaaaatttAGATTGAATACATCTCATCCCGTAAAAAGCAAAAGAATCAATGTTTCCATCTAACAAAGACCATTTAATTATTGAGGAATCAGAAAATCCCTCCCCAGCTGTTGCTACTCTTCCAAAAGTCAATTCTTCTTATCCCTTACGTGTCATTTTTCTCGAGAAATCAGTTAGTGACATTAATGATCCGTCTTGGGCTACTATTTTTGTCAAAGCTAGTAAGCACAAGAACTCTTCGGGTACCCGCTTATGAAAACGGAAAAATGTGTGAGTCGACTTGTTATTCCTCCCGAGGCGGTTTACAATATTGAAAAAGAATGAGGCTATTTCCTTATTGGGTTCTTTCCATCCCGCTTTCCTGGTAAGGATGctcttttgtgtgtgtgtgataaatAGAAGATAGCTTAGGAATTTCGCCAACATCACAATGGTTGGCTTGTTTTCAAGTTTGACAACGAAGAGGATAAGAACTATGTTTTGCATAGTGGTCTGTATTTTGTGCATGGCCGCCCTCTCCTTTTGAAGATCATGCCACCACATTTTAACTTTAATGCGACGGAGTTGAAGAAATATCCGGTTTGGGTAAACTTTCCCGAATTGCCACTCTCATGTTGGAAGCCTCTCTATATCAGCTACATTGCATCCCAAGTTGGTAACCCGATTCAAACTGATTATCTAACTAATAAAAAGTTCACTCGTTGTTTCTTTGCTAGAGTTTTAGTTTAAGTGGATACCACGGTACCATTGGTGAGATGCATTCATCTCACCGCTCCAGATGGTATGAATTTTGATCAGGTCGTATGGTATGATCATGAACCAAAGAATTGTTCCATTTATAATGGATTTGAACACAAAAATGAGTTCTGTCGATTTACTATGAGGAATAACCCCACGTCTCACCCACCTCTTTGTTGTACTCGACCCTCACATTCTTTGGAAAAAATAAAGTGGAAAATGTTCTTTGGAAAGCCGATATTAACTTCTCAGCTGGCAAAAATCAAGACTTTGGTGAAGTCCATTCTTTCTCTAATCCCCATGTTCCAAGAATTGTTGAGAATCAAACCATCGGTCGGTTGATAAGAAAAGTGTATCCTCGGGATCTTTTGAGGCTCTCGCTCATATGGACACTAGTGATGATGGCATCATCCCTATTCTCTTTAATTTGGTTAGTAGCCCTCACACTCATTCTATCTTGGGTCCCATCACTCATTAGGAATtattaatatcaaatttatttgTGTTGATGATTGTGAGTGCCCTTTGGGGACTTGTTCTCTAAAAAAGGTGTATGAGAAAGCTTATGTCCCTCCCTTGTCTCCTCCTTCTTTTTCTACTTCAATGCAACATGTGAATGACCCTCCTTTGGAAAGTCCACTTACCAAAGGCGGGAGCCCAAGGTTAAAGATGTAGTTGTTGGAAAATTGATCCCTCTCTTGCAAAACAGGTTGTGGTCACaccaaaggaaaaaaaagagtCAGGAGGATGACCCTCCTCCCCCTCTTCCACCCCATGAAGATAGCATCTTGGAACATTAGGGGCTTTAATCAACCtctaaaacaaaacaaaaaagaaagcACTTCTGTGTCTGCGCAATTGTTGGAAGTTCTTGGGATTTTGAAAACAAAATTGAAGGCTAACTTCGTTGATTGGATTATGAGTACTATGTTTCCTATGTTTTTGCAAGTTAATAATCTTGATGCTAGCATATATGAACGTATTCTCATTGTCTAGAATCCATATATGGTTCCATGTTCTCTCTTATGATGCTTAGCACATCCATTGTTCACTGGCATGTCTCCGTACCAATGTCTCTTTCTATGCCACTTTTGTCTATGAGTTGCATTCCAAATTTGCTCGTAGGCTTCTTTGGATGGTATTATTGATATTAGTTCGGGTATCTTGAGTCCATGGGCTGTGCTTGGTGACTTCAATAATGTCTTTAAGATGGAAGAAAAATTACATGGTCGATCCATTCACTGATCATGAGATGAGCGAACATGTGGATTGTTGCTCTCTTAGTGGCTTGGCTAACTTAAACTCTATTGGTTGTTtctatacttggtttaattctTCGATGACCTTCAAGTTCGACAGGACGTCAGGACCCTTGTTAATGATCTATGGTGGGCAACATATTTTCATTCTTTTGACGAGTTACTTGTTGGCATGGTTCGCTTTCGCGGTCGCGGAGGTCGGAACGGATGCTACCGTTCCAGTTACAATGAAATTTCGCGGAACGGTCGCGGAacgaatattttaaaaaaatattataaatatataaaaattaaaaattttggaaaatatttagaaatatgaaaattaaaataaatatcatttaaatagattatttgatgtaaataagaaattaaaatatttttaaaattttattaacaatTTATTGAACACAATTTATATcgtcattatatttaaaatatttccaaccatatcaaaaattaaatatactattaaaaattatttgtatttaattaattaaaactttaaaatatttttgattggATATATATAAGTTCGCACAAATTTGAATCAATTTTAGAGTGATGGACTAATAATAAACATCAATCTTATATAAAATGAtattacaaattatttaacatcaattaaaatagaaatattttataattaaattagtttttTTCACACTTTGTAATGAAAATTTCTCAATAGAAATAGTTGATCTCTTCTTTACACACATATTTATTGTTCTTGTTGCAGCTGTACAAATCCCTTCCGTTCCGTGCCGTTCCGCGTGTCCCGTTCCGTTCCGCCGTTAAATCCTCGTTTTCGGTATATGAAACGCCGATACAAGCCATCAACCTACACACCCCGGAACCTCGTCAAGGTTGCTTGCGTTCCGGTTCCGGAACGCCCGTTCCGACCGTTCATTCCCGTTTCGTCCAACCATGATTGCATCCAATGTAAAAGAATGTGCCTCTTCTATACATAACCGTTCCGTTCCGTATTGACGTTAAATCGCCGCTAAAAAGTCGAAGAACAGCGCTACAAAACAATCACCGATTTGCCCTGGAACGGCGGTCACCGTTCCAGTTCCGGCCGCGTCGCGGCCGTTCCGGCGAACCATACTTGTTGGGGATGCTTGTCAAATCATTCTCCCTTTGTGGTTTCACTTTTGCATAAATCTCCAGCACTTCGGCGGCAATTTAAGTTCTTCGATATGTGGACACAACACGAAAACTCTCTCCCTGGTCTCGAGTGTATGGTCCACCTCTGTTGGAGGTACACACCAATTCATCTTTTGTTTGAAACTTAAATTCTTGAAACATGAACTTAAGAAACTGAATGGGGCTCATTTCTCGCACATTTTTACTTGAGCCTAGGAAGTTAAGTGTTTTTTAGAATCGGCCCAATCAGTTGCTTTTATTCAAACACTAGCCGAATCAGTTAATCTTATTTATCTTGCCATCTTGCATAAAACTGCTTGGTCACTTTCGAATGCCGATAATGCTCTCTTTGCCCAAAAAACTAAGTGCAATTATATTTTGAATGGGGATCGTTGTACTCAGTTTTTTCATAATCTTGCTAGAAGGAATGCTAAACGTAATGCTATTGCATGTTTTCTTATGCTTGATGATTGTTCGAATGTCACGGATAATGAACAAATTGCTAGTCTATTTGTCGACCATTATTCATCTTTAATGAGAGCCTCTCTACCTTGTCATGATGTTAATTTATCTGTTGCACACTCTGACCTTTTTTGGGACAATGTGCAACATGATTTCCTATTATCTTCGATTACTTTTGacgatattcatgatttttttttatcggCTATATTAAAGCCCGTGGGCCtgatgattttaatgcataaaTCTTTAAGGTTTCTTGGGATGTTATTAAAGATGACTTTTGCTCAGCGGTTATGGAGTTCTTCTCTTCTGTTTCTTTATTGAAGCAACTTAACCACTCGGCTATTGCGCTTGTTCCAAAGTCTTCCCATGCTTCTCGTGTGATTGATTTTCGGTCGATCTATTGTTGTAATGTAATGTAAAATTTATTACGAAGATTATTGTGGCTAGAATTTCAGCGGTGCTTGCTTTTATTATTAACACGGCTCAGGGTTGTTTCGTTAGTGAATGCTTCATCTATGATAATATTCATTTGGTGCAAGAATTACTtcagaaatattttcataaatggATCTCTCCtcattgaattttttaaaattgatctTCATAAGGCTTTTGACTCAATGAGTTCGGTATTCCTGCATGATATTCTGTTGGGCCTTGGCTTCCCTCGAGTATTTGTGGCTTAAATTTTTGAGTGTGTGTGCACTCATTCTTGTTCAATTTCTCTTGGCGGTGGTTTACATGGATTTGTCAAAGGCAAGAGTGGTTTGTGACAAAGGGATCCTATGCCTCCCTTCCTCTTTGATATTTGTGTGGAATATTTCTCGAGACTCATTGGAAGAGCTACTTTTGGCTCATATTATAACTTCTACCCTAGGTGTCAGCACATTGGTATTACACATCTTGCTTATGCCCACGATCTTCTCATTTTTTCTCGTGGAGACTTACTTTCGATCTCTATTATGGTCTCTTGTTTGGACACTTTTTGTAGGCGTGTAGGGCTTAAGGTTAACAAGCTGAAATCTTCGATATTTATGGCATGTGTGGATTATGACCTCAAGCTCTCTATTATTCAGCATACGAGCTTCTCGGAGGGTACTTTGCCCTTCAATATCTTGGTATTCCTCTTGCAGCAGATAGATTGCATGCATCAGATTACTACACTctcattgataccatcgttcgACAGTTATCCTCTTCGCCCCAAAAAAACCTCTTTTCTATGCTGGAAAATTTGAGCTCACCTGTCGGTCTTGTAAGGTACATATTGTTATTGGCTTTTGATTTTGCCTATTCTTTTTGGGATCATTGACGTGTTGTACTCCATATGCTGTGGATTTGTTTGGAACTCTAAGCATTATCTTATGCTTGGATTTCCCTTTGGCAGCCTAAGAACCTTGGTGGTGTTGGCCTTCGTGAACTTCGAATTTGGAATAAAGCATTGCTGGTAAAGATTCTCTGGAGCATCCATTCGAAAGCCGACTCTCTTTGGGTAAAGTGGATACATCATGTTTACTTGTCTCATGTTGATGTTTGGCATTGGGAGCCTAATACTTTATACTCCCCCTTGATCAAGAAGTTTCTTGCTATTCGTGATGAATTAGTGTTGTGTATCAGTTCTATCGATGCCACCGTTAACCTCCTTTCTAAGTGATGCTCTTCCCCGGGATCTAATCAAGCCTATTCTTTTCTATGCAACCTAGTTCTTGTGCCTCCTTTGTTGCCTATCCCTTGGACAACTGTTGTCTGGAATCCATGTATCTTCTTGCCAAAGCATGCCTTCATTATGCGGCTTTGTGCTAAAGAAAAGCTTCTCACTAGAGACCGTCTCCATTTCCTTACCGACGAGAATTGTGTTCTATGCTCTGGGCACTTGGAGTCTATTGATCATCTCTTCTTCAAGTGTCATTTTTCTAGACATATATGGAACATGATTAAAGATTGGCTTCGCATGCAGTATTCCATGTCTTACCATTCGTGCTGCTTTGAAGTTGTTCAAGTGTGTGCCTACAACATGTCTTCCCCTAATAATAAATCTCCTTTGCTCGCCTTCTCAAGCATTGTTGATGCATCTGGAAAGTCAGGAATGCTATGATATTTGATGGTGAAGTCCTCTCGGTGGATACTTTATTTTCAAGACCAAGGTTTATCGTTTTCATTGTCTATACTTGTATCTTCCTACATCATACAATGATAATGTACTAAATTAAGCAACTTATATGGTTGTACGCTACTGTgcttgatattttatgatttgttcCTTGCCCGGGTACGCTCGATTGATGATGTacttttgattttttattttatactgcAAGAAAATACTAAATACACAGCACTCAAAAACAACTGATTTACACAGAAACAACTGATTTACACAGAAACTGATATTTTTTAGTTTTAAACAATGGTTTAAGTTAAAAATGTTctctttgaatttttttctaaataacTTATTTTTGGGATCAATGACATCATTTTTCACTAAAATCTTTAGGTCCTGTGACAATATTTATCTGTTAGTTGATGAAATATTGAAATCTTATAAATATGCCCCATGGACTAACAAAAAGTTGGGATTAACTTAGAACCACGTGATGTTAATATGAGATCAttctaataattaatttttgtgaGAACGATATCTTGTCTTTAACataattttatgattttgaaTACTGATTTATGATGGTCTAATATGAACAACGAAATCTTGTCTTTAACctaattttatgattttgagtaCTGATTTATCAGTATGATACCTCGATGGTCGGTGTTCGAAACATATAGACTTACTTGTTTATAGTGCTTGGAggtaatttcaaaaaaataaattaccgACATTTATAAGATATTCATTCATATATCGATTTTGTTTtgcaatttttttcaaaaataaatatttttttagtaacataagttttgtttttaaaaataataaatttgggATGACAATATAAAGATCCCAAATATGTTATTAAAATCTTAATAAGAGTCGAATTTTGGATATTTGACTTATTAAATGGAGTCATTGTTGTTCTCTGACGCTCTACACTTGTTCTCGTCCTTTTCAAAATAAGTGTTATAAAATATGGACCGGACCGACCGATTTGACTGATTCAACCGAAAACTAGTCACATGTTCGGTTCGGTTTAGAACATATTCAAAAACCGTTTTAACGCTCAAATCGATCAACttattttcgatttttttgaaaaagttaattttttttattttttaaaacttaaatttttaaatttttttctgaaagattaaatttattatttggtTATACATACacatttatttgaaattttgattttattaaaatattattagagtttatttaatttatttttaaaaaaattaatctgttttttattttaaaaaaatatacaattataataattattttaatatatgtatatatttatttaattttaaactttgataaatatatatttttgtttatttaaatatatgttttaagttttaaatttaaagtatattatttgttatgttATATTATTAATACCATGTTAAGTAAACACTGATTTTCACGCCCCGCACTTTTCCCATCCTACTTCAACACCAGCTCCTCATAATCCCCATTCCCAGAAGCCCCAATTTACCTATCTCAATCCGCCGCCGTGAAGATGGATTCCGAGGAAGTCAAGCTGTGGGAAGTACGATTTGGGGACAGCGTCAACGACACTGTAGAGAAATTAACGGAGTCGATCTTCATCGACAAAGACCTTCACAAGAATGATATTATGAGCAGCCGTGCGCACGCGTCAATGCTTTTTCTTCAGGTTCTTTTTCTTCTTAATTACCTGCAAATGAATGTATCATTGTTGCTTCCTGTCGAGTACCACCTCAAAATCGAATTTTTTGTTTACATTTTGTAAAAATGTTACATTGGTAGTCTTGTTGTATGATGTAATTGCAGGGATTGATTACTGAAGACGAAAAGAATAGCATTTTGAAAGGTCTTAATGAGATTGAGGGGCAGATTGAGAAAGGAAAGATTGTGTGGAGGACCGACAGAGAGGATGTCCACATGAACATCGAAGCAGTGGTTACTGACTTGGTTGGTGAACCTGAAAAGAAACTTCACACTGCTCGCAGCAGAAACGATCAAATTTGCACTGACTTTCGCCACTGGTGTCGTGATGCAATGGATAATATTGTAATGCGTGCTAAGCACCTTCAGGTTGGGTGACTTTTTGGCTTGTTTTACTATATCACAACTGCATCAACTTTAATGAGATTCACATTGGTAGTGCTTTGTTGAGAATTCACACTAAAACTGTCTTAGTGAGGTACACCACTTAGAATCAAATCTGTTATTAACCTAAATGATTTGTGCTACCCCAGTATTTAGTACAGCATTTTTTTTCTGGCGGAAGTTTTAGCTGACATTGttgtttcagttttttttttggaaaacacCAATTGTCAAATTTTGCTGTATCATTTAAACAATTATAGCATGTGATTACTCATCAAGGATCAACTGTCAATGTTCGCGTAGTTTTTATTAATCTAGCGTGATTACAGTGCTTTCAATTTTCACTCATCTCACTTGGTTTCGTTTTCTGTAAAATCTCCTGGTTGCGATGGTGAAGCTGGCTTTGAAAAATGAGGGACTGAAACTGATAGTTCCTGCTTATACTCATTTGCAACGGGCACAACCCATTTTACTGCAACATCTTTTTCTAGCATTTGTCAAGCAGGTTAGTTGCTTCATTTGTGGAAACTCGTCCACTCTATTATTTCAAACATTATCGTTCATGGAAAAATTCCTTTCTATTTCATTGTTTTTGAAGTTAGCTTTCATTTTTTACTTGATATTGTTGGTCTGTTTTTTACTTATTTTGCTCCTACACCAGAAGAATTCTCTAGTAAGAATTCATAGGAATATATGTTTTAATCAATGGATTATGGTACAAATGAAATTCTTTTATAAACTAGCCAAGTTTCCATGCCTCGGATGTTTGGTTCCCATGCTCGATTTTCCTTTGTTCTCGCATTCCAacattttatacctttgtgtcaTGTGCATATTTCCCTAAGTAAGTACGCAGTTATTTTTATGGCTGAGAggttattatatattttttttttatctataatAGATGCTCTAATCTTATACTCAACTGACATGATGCTAATCGTTTGTTAAACAAATATGTTGCAGCTTGCATGCGATGCAGGCCGTTTGCTGGATTGTCGAAAGGGAATGAGTTTTTTTCCCCTGGGTGCATGTGCATTAGCTGGTACTGGCCTGCCCGTGGATAGATTTATGAATTCTGGGGCTCTAGGTTTCATTGCCCCCATGAGAAACAGGTATGGACCATATATCATTGGCGCTCATTAAATATACATTCAGCGCATTTCCCTGTACAGGATGTCTTATGTGCCTGTACATGGTCCATAATTGTGATTTCATTACCCTTTGTTAGGTTTTGTGAAGCCAGGTTTAGTTCGAATTAATTGAGATGCCTTATTGGTTACTGAAATGAGCTTCCAAAGCTGCCCTGTGCAATTACACAAAATATTGACTTTATAAAAGAAGTAATCATAATTTTTCAGATAAATTCTTTGGCTAATTTTATCAGTTGAGATGCTATAGAATCCACTTCTCCCAGATTGTTTGgtgtgtattttttttttttgtttttattgattGGGTATTTTGAACATTCCCCTGacaaaaaacaaatatattccCAGAATTTCTTGTGTGCTATGATCAAAGCTCAACCATGTTATTTTAACGGGATAGCTCTAAAATCCGTGTGTCAAAAGAAAAGTTATGATTCAGTCCGTACATAAATAAAATCAAGATTCAGTCTCTGACTAACAATGTTTATTTGTTTTAGCTCCCTGTCAGCTTAGCTAAAAATGCTAAAATACCTTTATTTATCACATGACAAGTATGTGACTTCTTTTTCTACATTGAATAGCGACGGAAACTGTGTTCTCCTTCTCAACCTATTTTTTACACTGACAGGCCAAGTGAAGACAACGTTGAAGGATCAAGCGGAGGAGGGAGAGGCCTGTCAAGCGAAGACAACGATGAAGGATCAGGTGGAAGAGGGAGAGAAGGGAATGGTGGCATATGGAGCAAAACACTTGCCGGAGTTGGTCTGGTTATGGGAGGTGTGGTAGGCTTGTATTTGGTTTACAAAACTCATCATGCTATTGAGAGAGAAATTGTGGGAGCTATAAGAGATTGGAAAGAGGCAGGATTTCCGGCTTTGGTCAACATTAAAATTGAGAAAGTGGGCTTTAAGTTCAGCATTTATTGAATAGTATTTGTTACTATTTTTTTTACTTCGATCGTATGAATTTTTTAGAATCACTTACTTTTAcacttcagacttgtatttgaCATCAACTTTTTCTGTGTCAGTATATGCAATAAAGCATTAAAGCCTATAGTTTGTATTTGTCACTCTATTTCAAATAGATTTTAAGcgaaataatattatatttcaaaatcTGAAATCAGAAATAGAGCGAATAAAAAGTGTATTATCAACAAAAGTGTTTATTTGAGAGCttgaaaaaaaatgaagaagctAGTTTACATTTTCATTGAACATGTCAAATTAGCACCAGACGCCAGAAATTAAACGCTTGTTGGTGAACCGGCCCACCCCGTTTGACTAAGAAGCAATGACCGATGAGTACACATATAATTAGTGAACCGACAAAAAATTAATACATCCTCTTTCACCGTTGTCAATGATTTGCAAAGATTGTAAGATATATCAAAGTCTAATATTAAATCGAATTTTTAACTTTAGATGATAGTGTTTGggctaaaattaaattatacagGTCCAATTAAATTATACAGTTCTATCAAATATAGCAGATCAATTCATATCCATTTAAACTGATCATGAGGCGCTGAAAAAAGAGGGATCGTGGGATGAAAGGGCAGAATATCATGGATCATGGGAGAGTGGAGAGAACTGCACTGCACAgtgaaaaaaaagagaaaatcgGTCAACACAGAACACACACAATCTCTCGCACAAATTCAAGCGAACTCCCTGCATAATTGTCATAGCATTAATCAGTCGTTTTTCATAGTTTTCAGTCTATATTTCATTTGTTCAagtaatttattttcaaatttcaacAACATTATTTGTGCtatgttaatattttataaattcattccgtttattcaaaatataaatcatgttaGGAGTTTATTTCTCAATTTCCAGTAGTTTTTCTTTAGTTTTCTTTGTTTATAGCGTCATATTTGTTTAGAAGATCATAACGAACGGTCAAATTTAGTATTTACAATTGTTGTGTTTTTAGAAGTTAGATTTCATCGTTTTTACACAAATTGATGCATCTTTGCACCTGACACGCCCACAAATAAAGATATTGTGCAAACAGATAGTTATTAATCCCTTTGCATTTGAATCGAGTTTTTGTGTTGTTCGGCAAGTGAAGAATCACTGCGAAAAGAGCACGAGTAAGGCAAATATATATCGTGCCGGGTTTTCCCAGCAGCTAATTCTTAGTCTTCCTAGCAAGTTTTACACCACGTTGAATCCCGTCTGGCCATCCATCTGCAACCAAATCAAGCTAGATAATGGCATTGTACACATTGTTGTGGCCATGAATAGCATCAATTCCATATATCACAGGAATTCCGAGTTGGGTCGAAAGGGCTCCTTTTTAACTCCCGTTTATCATGTTCACCCATGCCTTAGTGGAGGCGTTTGATCTTGGACCACTCTCTCCCCCACTCAATACACTCCCTGCACAAAATAGTAAAATCTTGAAACTAGGGGTGGTACGGTACGATATACCGTACCGTAAATATCGGTATGGAATTTTTCTATACCAATACCGATACCGGAAATTCGGTATACTGAACTTTCGATATGAAAAAGTTCATACCGGATACCGTaccgacaccgaaaattttgtcggtataccgacatttttccggtataccgaaattttttcggtataccgaaataccgaaaaaataattccgtaccgaaattttcagtataTCGATTTTTTCGGTAATTTCGGTACgatatttcggtattttttcccaccctgCTTGAAACCTCAAATTCTTATTTTTAACACATTAATGTGCATACTACACAGATTTCCTGTGAGTTTAATCCATTTTCGACATACAAAAATTAGGTTGGAATGATAAATGTACCTGTGAAATATTTGTTCATGAGATTAGGGGTAACAACTTTCTTCTCAATCCGTATCATCTGCCCAATCGTTTCTCAAGAGTCATTCTTTGCAATAAGTCCTCGACTCGATCCTCCAATGGCTGCTTAGAAtctttataaatcaaattatcGGCATCTATAAAAGCAGCTGACAAGCACAACACCAGAAAACCAATGGACAGCTCCAACTTCATCTCGACTTCTGCTTGAAAAATCTGGTACAAAACATTACCATCTCAACGAAAATCAATACATTGTATAAAAGACGAAACAAATCCTTGTGCGCATCGAGCAGGGCAAAGGGATCGTAGCCCCTTCATCTCAAAAAGTTTCTAGTTgttcttatatatattttttcagaaTCTTAAATTTCGATCCCCGAATATATTAAATCTTTTTCCCGGTTCGTGCTCGAATCGATAttaaaaagtttacaaaaatgCTTGTTATTTTGACACAAAGTTGGCATGATGCTGAACGGTTACCGAGTACATTAGACGAAATAAGAAGAAACGGTTTGAAGTTTCAGACAAATGGGGACATGCACGTATgtctatttattaatttaattaatttttgattatttggtCAGTCGGATGGCTTTTGTGACACACTTATCTATTGTGTAATGTAAATGACGGaatatctaaaaaaaattacgtgaAAGGCACAAAATTTAATAGTGGAAAATTTGATTGCTGAAtggaatgatattttgtttatttatataatattgttAAATATAAGTCTTCATATTATAATCAACTTATTTTCCCCAAAATAAACCTTTTCAAAATACCATTAAGTTCACGAAAAATAAT from the Primulina tabacum isolate GXHZ01 chromosome 16, ASM2559414v2, whole genome shotgun sequence genome contains:
- the LOC142529994 gene encoding argininosuccinate lyase, chloroplastic-like, which encodes MDSEEVKLWEVRFGDSVNDTVEKLTESIFIDKDLHKNDIMSSRAHASMLFLQGLITEDEKNSILKGLNEIEGQIEKGKIVWRTDREDVHMNIEAVVTDLVGEPEKKLHTARSRNDQICTDFRHWCRDAMDNIVMRAKHLQLALKNEGLKLIVPAYTHLQRAQPILLQHLFLAFVKQLACDAGRLLDCRKGMSFFPLGACALAGTGLPVDRFMNSGALGFIAPMRNRPSEDNVEGSSGGGRGLSSEDNDEGSGGRGREGNGGIWSKTLAGVGLVMGGVVGLYLVYKTHHAIEREIVGAIRDWKEAGFPALVNIKIEKVGFKFSIY